The following coding sequences are from one Chelonoidis abingdonii isolate Lonesome George chromosome 4, CheloAbing_2.0, whole genome shotgun sequence window:
- the C4H11orf24 gene encoding uncharacterized protein C11orf24 homolog, translating into MWTAVVFFLLISLCISENRISTLKERGARVVRVNRLSSEKHCRRTCRGVSPSGNRYCNWSVFYQNRCVLLHCRHLYMCQNASAQDIKDLLGELVLRKREAQLLVRTSRQVESNASQESQTESRAMVPPSPSAQVKTVMTDTRTTPPAVITTTATTTTTTKATTTQSTKGTSGEISTTTPSAKGNETAEMLGVLTANPTIPTSTTSPAASSLTSNNDTSSSMPTATFEKTSNKMFTSGTTKAPAPLSQTTIATPELKVRTAVSQTEYHNATIATHSTPIPSTVITVGVGPLTTSLSIVATTDSLQDLKTHSPDSAVTSPSSKSASPTVPTIKATSTLAPLTTTVERLQNITSKPSPTIPVQTKTSATQRPSTKATTGPGVVTTTTTTTYSTFLTKLTTMVPTNASKTTALGFGRDEQNTDYDNLLIATGPLTQYLVDTSSLLAVLLFGIIFFITVLILFAMQAYESYKKKDYTQVDYLINGMYADSEM; encoded by the exons ATGTGGACTGCTGTTGTATTTTTCCTGTTGATTTCCCTGTGCatatctgaaaacagaatttccacCTTAAAGGAGAGAGGCGCTCGGGTGGTACGAGTAAACCGGCTGAGCAGCGAAAAGCATTGCAGACGCACTTGTAGAGGCGTATCACCTTCAG GTAATCGTTACTGCAACTGGTCAGTGTTCTATCAGAATCGCTGTGTCCTTTTACACTGTCGCCATCTGTATATGTGTCAGAATGCCAGCGCTCAGGACATTAAAGATCTACTTGGAG agcTTGTCCTTAGGAAAAGAGAAGCACAGCTACTTGTCCGAACCAGCAGGCAAGTAGAATCTAACGCAAGCCAAGAGAGCCAGACAGAGAGTCGAGCAATGGTACCACCTTCACCATCAGCTCAAGTAAAGACTGTAATGACAGATACCAGAACGACCCCACCAGCAGTAATTACAACTACtgccacaaccaccaccaccactaaagCCACAACCACCCAATCCACCAAGGGAACCTCAGGTGAGATAAGTACAACTACTCCATCAGCCAAAGGTAATGAAACTGCAGAGATGCTTGGGGTTCTGACAGCTAATCCCACTATCCCTACCAGCACCACATCTCCAGCTGCCTCTTCTCTCACTTCAAATAACGATACTTCTAGCTCCATGCCCACAGCCACCTTCGAAAAGACAAGTAATAAGATGTTCACTTCAGGAACTACAAAGGCACCAGCACCCTTGTCTCAAACTACTATTGCTACTCCTGAATTGAAAGTGAGGACTGCAGTGTCCCAAACAGAGTATCACAATGCAACCATTGCCACACACAGCACTCCCATCCCTAGCACAGTTATTACTGTAGGGGTTGGTCCATTGACAACAAGTTTATCTATAGTGGCAACCACCGACAGCCTACAGGACTTGAAAACACATTCTCCAGATTCTGCAGTCACCAGTCCATCTTCAAAGAGTGCCAGTCCCACAGTGCCGACAATCAAAGCTACTTCAACTCTTGCGCCCCTGACAACTACAGTGGAAAGGCTCCAGAATATCACAAGTAAGCCATCTCCTACTATCCCAGTCCAAACAAAGACTTCAGCAACTCAGCGGCCATCAACAAAGGCCACCACTGGGCCGGGGGTGGTGACGACGACGACAACAACAACATATAGTACTTTCTTGACTAAGCTTACCACCATGGTTCCAACAAATGCATCCAAAACAACAGCCTTGGGCTTTGGCAGAGATGAGCAAAACACAGACTATGACAATCTGCTGATTGCCACTGGGCCTCTGACTCAGTACTTGGTGGACACCAGTTCACTCCTGGCAGTACTTCTATTTGGGATCATATTTTTCATAACAGTCTTAATTCTATTTGCCATGCAGGCCTATGAAAGCTACAAGAAAAAGGACTATACACAAGTGGACTACTTAATCAATGGAATGTATGCGGACTCAGAAATGTga